The following proteins are co-located in the Pedobacter sp. FW305-3-2-15-E-R2A2 genome:
- a CDS encoding ABC transporter ATP-binding protein, with translation MIELKNIEKYYANKGVKSYVLRHVTTSIKQGEFVSIMGPSGAGKSTLLNILGMLEEPTYGAYEFMGEDVVSLNERKRIELYRNHIGFVFQAYHLIDEMTVAENIEAPLLYKKVSGPERKSRIADVLDRFNMVAKKDLFPNQLSGGQQQLVGIARALVAQPSIILADEPTGNLQSPQALQIMELFKKLNEEENITIIQVTHSEVNAAYGSRILHLLDGVIKEDLSVPQGV, from the coding sequence AGTTAAAAGTTATGTCCTGCGCCACGTGACCACGAGTATTAAACAGGGTGAATTTGTTTCGATCATGGGTCCATCGGGTGCAGGGAAATCTACCCTGTTGAATATCCTTGGGATGCTGGAAGAGCCTACTTATGGGGCGTATGAGTTTATGGGGGAGGATGTGGTTTCTCTAAATGAGCGGAAACGGATTGAGTTGTACCGGAACCATATTGGTTTTGTATTTCAAGCTTACCACCTGATCGATGAGATGACTGTTGCAGAAAATATTGAAGCGCCTCTACTCTATAAAAAGGTGAGTGGACCGGAACGTAAAAGCAGAATTGCAGATGTCCTGGATCGCTTTAATATGGTTGCTAAAAAAGACCTGTTTCCCAATCAGCTTTCAGGTGGGCAACAGCAGTTGGTAGGAATTGCCAGAGCTTTAGTGGCACAACCTTCCATTATCCTGGCCGATGAGCCAACGGGAAACCTGCAATCTCCACAGGCACTTCAGATTATGGAGTTGTTTAAGAAATTGAATGAGGAAGAGAACATTACCATTATTCAGGTAACGCATTCGGAAGTTAATGCTGCTTATGGAAGCCGGATATTGCATTTGCTGGATGGCGTGATTAAGGAAGACCTTAGCGTTCCGCAGGGCGTGTAG